In the genome of Campylobacter helveticus, the window GCCATACTTGCGGACTTTTCATAGCCTAGGACAGGATTAAAGGCTGTAACGATACCGATGGAATTTAGCACGAGTTTTTTGCAGGCTTCAGGATTAGCCTTTAAGCCTTTTACTGCTTTATTTGCTAGGGTTTTCATAGCATTTTCAAGTAAAATTAAAGAATTAAACAAGCCATAAGCAATGCCCGGTTCAAAAGCATTAAGTTCAAATTCACCTCTTTCAGAGCAAAGCATAATTGTAACATCGTTGCCAATAACTTCATAACAAGCCTCACCAACAACCTCACAAATTACAGGATTAACTTTACCTGGCATAATAGAACTTCCCGGCTGCATCGCAGGAAGGGTAATTTCACCTAATCCACATCTAGGACCTGAGTTCATAAGTCTTAAGTCATTTGCAATTTTAGAAAGTCTTACTGCGGCAGTTTTTAGACAACCGCTTACATAAACGAAATCGGCTGTATCTTGAGTTGCAGCGATTAAATCTTCAGCAGGAGTGAATTTGACGCCTGTGATTTCTTTAAGTTTTTTCTCAACAACATTTTTATAATCAGGATGGCAGTTAATTCCTGTTCCTATTGCAGTTGCACCTAGATTTAGAACAGCCATTGATTCTCTTGCACGAGTTAATTTTTCTATATCACTTTTAATATAGCTTGCAAAGGCGTTGAAAGTATTACCCAAAGTTGTAGGAACAGCGTCTTCAAGTTCAGTCCTACCCATTTTAATCATATCTTTATATTCTTTTGCTTTGATTTCGAGCTCGTTTTTAAGCTCTTCCATAGCCTTAAGTAAGTCGCCAAGCTTAGCGTGTGTAGCAACTTTAATAGAGCTTGGATAAGTGTCATTTGTAGATTGCCCTAAATTTGTATGGTCGTTTGGATGGAGATATTGATATTCGCCTTTTTTATGTCCCATACTCTCCAATGCGATATTTGTTAAAACTTCATTAACATTCATATTTGTGCTTGTGCCAGCACCGCCTTGAATCATATCGACAACAAACTGGTCTAAAAACTCACCTGCAATTAATCTATCACAAGCTTTCGCAAGAGCATCTGCTTTGTCAGCATCAAGAACGCCCACTTCCTTATTTGCTAAAGCTGCAGCTTTTTTAACTTGCGCAAAAGCCTTAATGAAGAAAGGATAGTTCTTTAAGCTTCTTCCACTCATATGGAAATTCTCAAGCGCCCTAAAGGTTTGAACTCCATAATACACATCATCAGAGATTTCAAGTTCACCGATGAAATCGTGTTCTTTTCTTGTTCCCATTTTGAACCTTTCTAAGTAATTTA includes:
- a CDS encoding aspartate ammonia-lyase, with product MGTRKEHDFIGELEISDDVYYGVQTFRALENFHMSGRSLKNYPFFIKAFAQVKKAAALANKEVGVLDADKADALAKACDRLIAGEFLDQFVVDMIQGGAGTSTNMNVNEVLTNIALESMGHKKGEYQYLHPNDHTNLGQSTNDTYPSSIKVATHAKLGDLLKAMEELKNELEIKAKEYKDMIKMGRTELEDAVPTTLGNTFNAFASYIKSDIEKLTRARESMAVLNLGATAIGTGINCHPDYKNVVEKKLKEITGVKFTPAEDLIAATQDTADFVYVSGCLKTAAVRLSKIANDLRLMNSGPRCGLGEITLPAMQPGSSIMPGKVNPVICEVVGEACYEVIGNDVTIMLCSERGEFELNAFEPGIAYGLFNSLILLENAMKTLANKAVKGLKANPEACKKLVLNSIGIVTAFNPVLGYEKSASMAKEALQTGKAVGDICLERGYLTKEEIDKILDPENMLNPQMKEKRKA